A genome region from Mercenaria mercenaria strain notata chromosome 11, MADL_Memer_1, whole genome shotgun sequence includes the following:
- the LOC123532365 gene encoding solute carrier family 40 member 1-like: MSDRERLLGGSISQESLGKDAEEKQCSGVNKYVDEKTPLTEGKSQTFVCWYVYVSHFLSAWGDRMWQFGVGLFLVIISPDSLFLTAVYGFAMGAAILFFGPLVGDWVDRTPRLSAARISLIVQNLSIAICAAVVYFVIVYKSEIETQWPDYGLQTLCYGVIILIAVIAQLGSTGNTIAVEKDWIAEICGSDTDLLATTSAILKSIDLITNIVAPIATGQIMAYASTEIGAIFIGGWNVVSVFVEYYLLWKVYNVVPALRAKKDKCIVDKVERDPESGKCVSCMAGLLGSFVTLARGWKTFMKYEVAFAGLGLASLYMTVLGFDNITVGYAYTQGINESIMGALMAGGALVGILGTIIYPRMRKCIGQQRTGLFGLTFQLSFLTLCVASVWTQGSPFDLDYASKQNNDEVITDANSTAFPPLFNTTTIPPLFNTTTPEPSNFTSDPEDKTWEDYISVGLLMTGIIGARCGLWMADLTITQLFLEVVIEQERGIVFGVQNSLNQLMDMLKFIMVIVAPQPEVFGLLVLISFGFVSMGYVLYVKYVCSVRGKLSQVFDKSVMVADIENTEKQVLITDDSVKYSKV; this comes from the exons TGACCGTGAAAGACTGCTCGGGGGTAGTATCTCTCAGGAGTCTTTGGGGAAGGACGCGGAGGAAAAACAGTGTAGTGGTGTAAACAAATATGTGGACGAGAAAACTCCTCTAACAGAAG GAAAATCACAGACATTTGTGTGCTGGTACGTCTACGTCAGTCACTTTTTATCAGCATGG GGAGACCGGATGTGGCAGTTTGGTGTAGGCTTGTTCCTCGTCATCATCAGCCCAGATTCCCTCTTCCTGACAGCTGTGTACGGGTTCGCTATGGGAGCGGCCATATTGTTCTTTGGTCCACTGGTAGGAGACTGGGTAGACAGAACTCCGAGGCTCTCAG CCGCGAGGATATCTTTAATAGTCCAGAATCTGAGTATAGCCATATGTGCTGCAGTTGTGTACTTCGTGATCGTGTACAAGTCGGAGATAGAGACACAATGGCCGGACTACGGACTGCAGACTCTGTGCTATGGTGTTATTATCCTAATTGCAGTAATAGCCCAGCTGGGTAGCACAGGGAATACCATAGCCGTGGAGAAAGACTGGATAGCAGAAATCTGCGGATCCGACACGGATCTACTCGCAA CGACCAGTGCAATTCTGAAAAGCATCGACTTAATTACGAATATTGTGGCGCCAATCGCTACTGGACAGATTATGGCGTATGCCTCTACCGAGATCGGAGCTATTTTTATAGGAGGGTGGAATGTAGTGTCGGTTTTCGTTGAATACTATCTACTTTGGAAAGTCTACAATGTCGTCCCGGCACTCAGAGCAAAGAAGGACAAATGTATCGTTGATAAAG TTGAACGAGATCCGGAGTCTGGGAAGTGTGTTTCATGTATGGCGGGTTTACTGGGAAGCTTCGTCACACTGGCCCGCGGATGGAAGACATTCATGAAGTATGAGGTAGCATTTGCCGGACTTGGTCTTGCTAGCTTATACATGACAGTGTTGGGCTTTGACAACATTACTGTTG GTTACGCTTATACGCAAGGAATAAATGAATCCATTATGGGTGCTTTAATGGCAGGTGGTGCACTTGTTGGAATCCTAGGGACCATTATTTATCCACGCATGCGCAAATGCATTGGTCAGCAACGAACCGGTCTCTTTGGCCTTACTTTTCAACTTTCATTTCTAACACTGTGTGTTGCATCAGTTTGGACTCAAGGTTCGCCGTTTGACCTTGATTACGCTAGCAAGCAAAACAATGATGAAGTAATAACTGACGCAAATTCAACAGCATTCCCTCCTCTATTCAACACCACAACCATACCACCGCTCTTTAACACCACAACACCGGAGCCGTCTAATTTTACATCAGATCCAGAAGACAAGACGTGGGAAGATTACATTTCTGTTGGACTTCTTATGACAGGAATTATCGGAGCCAGATGCG GTCTGTGGATGGCAGATTTGACGATCACGCAACTGTTTCTGGAGGTTGTCATTGAACAAGAAAGAGGAATTGTTTTCGGTGTTCAAAATTCATTAAATCAACTAATGGACATGTTGAAATTTATCATGGTGATTGTTGCGCCACAACCGGAAGTGTTCGGATTACTTGTGCTGATATCATTTGGATTTGTATCGATGggttatgttttgtatgtaaaatatGTCTGTAGTGTCCGTGGAAAGTTGTCCCAGGTGTTTGATAAGTCGGTAATGGTCGCTGAtattgaaaatactgaaaaacaagttttaattaCAGACGATAGTGTAAAGTATAGTAAAGTATAG
- the LOC123532490 gene encoding solute carrier family 40 member 1-like isoform X1: MFVFREDTDKDEGKGHDLFSPRDGKEDQCDADGTNHDTTPLIEGKSSMFVCRYVYVSHFLSAWGARMWQFGAGLFLVIINPDSLLLTAVYGFVMGASMLLFGPLVGDWVDRTPRLSAARSSLVIQNLSIALCSLVVYFVIQYRSEIETEWPNNALLTLCYGIIILISTIAQLASSGNTIAVEKDWIVEICGSDTDLLASTSAILKSIDLITNIVAPIVTGQIMGFASTEVGALFIGGWNIVSVFVEYYLLWKVYNVVPALRAKKEQCRVDKERDQSSGSCTSCMKGMLGSFVTLARGWKTFMSYDVAFAGLGLAFLFMTVLGFDNITVGFAYTQGVNESVMGALMAAGAVVGILGTIIYPRMRKLVGQQRTGLYGLLFQTLFLTLCVASVWAPGSPFDLSYAEKESGTLAELNSTEEQFSFNMTIHESKMLSNSTLTPVEKTWKDYVSIGLLMTGIIGARCGLWMADLTITQLFLETVIEKERGIVFGVQNSLNQLMDMLKFIMVMVAPQPEVFGVLVLISFAFVLIGCLLYAKYSHSVRGHLFHAFDKLNALKHNRSKIHCSPTIMLRTTKAIQTWHNKQ; encoded by the exons ATGTTCGTGTTCAGAGAAGATACAGATAAAGATGAAGGTAAAGGGCATGATTTGTTTTCTCCGAGAGATGGTAAAGAGGATCAATGTGATGCTGATGGAACAAACCACGATACCACCCCTTTGATCGAAG GAAAGTCATCGATGTTTGTTTGCCGGTATGTGTACGTCAGCCATTTTTTGTCGGCATGG GGTGCTCGCATGTGGCAGTTCGGCGCTGGTCTATTTCTTGTCATCATCAACCCTGATTCCCTGCTGTTGACAGCTGTCTATGGATTTGTTATGGGAGCTTCAATGTTGCTATTTGGTCCATTGGTTGGGGACTGGGTAGATAGAACACCAAGACTTTCAG ctgCACGATCTTCCCTGGTTATACAGAATCTAAGTATAGCATTGTGCTCGCTTGTTGTATATTTTGTGATTCAATACCGATCCGAAATAGAGACAGAATGGCCAAACAATGCACTCCTAACATTGTGCTATGGCATAATCATTCTCATATCCACTATTGCCCAGTTAGCCAGCTCAGGAAACACAATAGCAGTCGAAAAAGACTGGATCGTGGAGATATGTGGCTCGGACACTGATCTTCTTGCAt CTACCAGCGCCATTCTAAAGAGTATAGATCTTATCACGAACATTGTTGCACCTATTGTGACCGGACAGATTATGGGTTTTGCTTCCACGGAAGTCGGAGCCCTCTTTATCGGAGGATGGAACATAGTTTCAGTATTCGTTGAATATTACCTACTGTGGAAGGTATACAATGTTGTTCCTGCACTTAGAGCCAAGAAAGAGCAATGCAGAGTTGATAAAG AAAGAGACCAGTCATCTGGTTCATGTACTTCCTGTATGAAAGGAATGTTGGGAAGTTTCGTCACACTGGCTCGTGGATGGAAAACTTTTATGAGCTATGACGTAGCCTTTGCTGGGTTAGGCCTTGCCTTCTTGTTCATGACAGTTTTGGGATTCGACAACATCACTGTAG GTTTTGCATACACACAAGGTGTAAATGAATCAGTAATGGGGGCTTTGATGGCAGCTGGAGCTGTAGTGGGAATTCTTGGAACTATAATATATCCACGCATGCGCAAACTTGTTGGTCAACAGCGGACGGGCCTTTACGGTCTTCTCTTTCAAACGCTTTTTCTTACGTTGTGCGTTGCTTCTGTGTGGGCTCCCGGATCACCATTTGATCTTTCTTATGCTGAGAAGGAATCCGGAACACTAGCAGAATTGAATTCAACCGAAGAGCAATTTTCATTCAACATGACGATACATGAAAGCAAAATGTTATCAAATTCTACACTAACTCCAGTAGAGAAGACTTGGAAAGACTATGTCTCCATTGGCCTACTCATGACTGGAATAATTGGAGCTCGATGTg GTTTATGGATGGCAGATTTGACCATCACTCAACTATTTCTGGAGACTGTCATTGAAAAAGAACGAGGAATTGTTTTCGGTGTTCAAAATTCATTGAATCAACTCATGGACATGTTGAAATTTATTATGGTGATGGTAGCACCACAGCCAGAAGTTTTCGGAGTGCTTGTGTTGATTTCGTTTGCATTTGTCTTAATTGGATGCTTGCTGTACGCCAAATATTCCCACAGTGTCAGGGGTCATTTGTTTCACGCTTTTGACAAGTTAAATGCTTTGAAGCATAATAGATCAAAAATACATTGCTCTCCGACAATTATGTTACGTACCACAAAGGCTATTCAGACTTGGCATAATAAACAATAG
- the LOC123532490 gene encoding solute carrier family 40 member 1-like isoform X2: MSEDTDKDEGKGHDLFSPRDGKEDQCDADGTNHDTTPLIEGKSSMFVCRYVYVSHFLSAWGARMWQFGAGLFLVIINPDSLLLTAVYGFVMGASMLLFGPLVGDWVDRTPRLSAARSSLVIQNLSIALCSLVVYFVIQYRSEIETEWPNNALLTLCYGIIILISTIAQLASSGNTIAVEKDWIVEICGSDTDLLASTSAILKSIDLITNIVAPIVTGQIMGFASTEVGALFIGGWNIVSVFVEYYLLWKVYNVVPALRAKKEQCRVDKERDQSSGSCTSCMKGMLGSFVTLARGWKTFMSYDVAFAGLGLAFLFMTVLGFDNITVGFAYTQGVNESVMGALMAAGAVVGILGTIIYPRMRKLVGQQRTGLYGLLFQTLFLTLCVASVWAPGSPFDLSYAEKESGTLAELNSTEEQFSFNMTIHESKMLSNSTLTPVEKTWKDYVSIGLLMTGIIGARCGLWMADLTITQLFLETVIEKERGIVFGVQNSLNQLMDMLKFIMVMVAPQPEVFGVLVLISFAFVLIGCLLYAKYSHSVRGHLFHAFDKLNALKHNRSKIHCSPTIMLRTTKAIQTWHNKQ, encoded by the exons ATGTC AGAAGATACAGATAAAGATGAAGGTAAAGGGCATGATTTGTTTTCTCCGAGAGATGGTAAAGAGGATCAATGTGATGCTGATGGAACAAACCACGATACCACCCCTTTGATCGAAG GAAAGTCATCGATGTTTGTTTGCCGGTATGTGTACGTCAGCCATTTTTTGTCGGCATGG GGTGCTCGCATGTGGCAGTTCGGCGCTGGTCTATTTCTTGTCATCATCAACCCTGATTCCCTGCTGTTGACAGCTGTCTATGGATTTGTTATGGGAGCTTCAATGTTGCTATTTGGTCCATTGGTTGGGGACTGGGTAGATAGAACACCAAGACTTTCAG ctgCACGATCTTCCCTGGTTATACAGAATCTAAGTATAGCATTGTGCTCGCTTGTTGTATATTTTGTGATTCAATACCGATCCGAAATAGAGACAGAATGGCCAAACAATGCACTCCTAACATTGTGCTATGGCATAATCATTCTCATATCCACTATTGCCCAGTTAGCCAGCTCAGGAAACACAATAGCAGTCGAAAAAGACTGGATCGTGGAGATATGTGGCTCGGACACTGATCTTCTTGCAt CTACCAGCGCCATTCTAAAGAGTATAGATCTTATCACGAACATTGTTGCACCTATTGTGACCGGACAGATTATGGGTTTTGCTTCCACGGAAGTCGGAGCCCTCTTTATCGGAGGATGGAACATAGTTTCAGTATTCGTTGAATATTACCTACTGTGGAAGGTATACAATGTTGTTCCTGCACTTAGAGCCAAGAAAGAGCAATGCAGAGTTGATAAAG AAAGAGACCAGTCATCTGGTTCATGTACTTCCTGTATGAAAGGAATGTTGGGAAGTTTCGTCACACTGGCTCGTGGATGGAAAACTTTTATGAGCTATGACGTAGCCTTTGCTGGGTTAGGCCTTGCCTTCTTGTTCATGACAGTTTTGGGATTCGACAACATCACTGTAG GTTTTGCATACACACAAGGTGTAAATGAATCAGTAATGGGGGCTTTGATGGCAGCTGGAGCTGTAGTGGGAATTCTTGGAACTATAATATATCCACGCATGCGCAAACTTGTTGGTCAACAGCGGACGGGCCTTTACGGTCTTCTCTTTCAAACGCTTTTTCTTACGTTGTGCGTTGCTTCTGTGTGGGCTCCCGGATCACCATTTGATCTTTCTTATGCTGAGAAGGAATCCGGAACACTAGCAGAATTGAATTCAACCGAAGAGCAATTTTCATTCAACATGACGATACATGAAAGCAAAATGTTATCAAATTCTACACTAACTCCAGTAGAGAAGACTTGGAAAGACTATGTCTCCATTGGCCTACTCATGACTGGAATAATTGGAGCTCGATGTg GTTTATGGATGGCAGATTTGACCATCACTCAACTATTTCTGGAGACTGTCATTGAAAAAGAACGAGGAATTGTTTTCGGTGTTCAAAATTCATTGAATCAACTCATGGACATGTTGAAATTTATTATGGTGATGGTAGCACCACAGCCAGAAGTTTTCGGAGTGCTTGTGTTGATTTCGTTTGCATTTGTCTTAATTGGATGCTTGCTGTACGCCAAATATTCCCACAGTGTCAGGGGTCATTTGTTTCACGCTTTTGACAAGTTAAATGCTTTGAAGCATAATAGATCAAAAATACATTGCTCTCCGACAATTATGTTACGTACCACAAAGGCTATTCAGACTTGGCATAATAAACAATAG